From Etheostoma cragini isolate CJK2018 chromosome 1, CSU_Ecrag_1.0, whole genome shotgun sequence, a single genomic window includes:
- the cdkn2aip gene encoding CDKN2A-interacting protein, giving the protein MAEERSREDIVAEYLGQNPQLAQWVDTFRSYCESNKQWDARREFILRNMEAFPTVEPGVPSSSLDRLISLSMVWANHVFLGCSYPQAVMEKIKEMGEGIVVLDAPVHKTTKDGVLARGKRNATAEVDADSCVKRAKCGPNELDSRPAGRQKSGPLPQAPAEHQPFFNRLYKAVAWKLVSAGGFGPNLDHFEILRSCAESCKETLTCVFVPLKDIAGLPAGRTQKEGHVCEIRCQTVYMGTGYGRDESAAKAMASKEALKVFQGRKVTVKICRRRYKGKDVEDLMLLDEQPRSQGFPPALSYPFQDEQPEDGSS; this is encoded by the exons ATggcagaggagaggagcagagaggacaTAGTTGCTGAGTATCTGGGCCAGAACCCACAGCTGGCCCAATGGGTCGACACTTTCAGGAGCTACTGTGAGAGCAACAAACAGTGGGATGCTCGGAGAGAGTTCATCCTGAGAAACATGGAGGCTTTTCCCACGGTGGAGCCAGGAGTCCCCAGCAGCAGTCTGGACAGACTGATCTCTCTCTCCATGGTCTGGGCCAATCATGTTTTTCTCGGCTGCAG CTATCCACAGGCTGTAATGGAGAAGATCAAGGAGATGGGTGAGGGCATAGTTGTCTTAGATGCCCCAGTTCACAAGACAACAAAAGATGGTGTCCTGGCCAGAGGAAAGCGGAATGCCACAGCTG agGTTGATGCTGACAGCTGTGTCAAAAGAGCCAAATGCGGACCTAATGAGCTGGACAGTCGACCTGCGGGGAGGCAGAAATCGGGACCTCTTCCACAGGCTCCAGCAGAGCACCAGCCCTTCTTCAACCGCCTCTACAAGGCGGTGGCCTGGAAGTTAGTGTCGGCAGGGGGCTTCGGTCCAAACTTGGACCATTTTGAAATACTTCGTAGCTGTGCAGAGTCCTGTAAAGAGACCCtgacctgtgtgtttgtgccactGAAGGACATCGCTGGCCTCCCCGCGGGACGCACACAGAAGGAAGGCCACGTGTGTGAGATTCGCTGTCAGACAGTTTACATGGGGACTGGATATGGGCGTGATGAGTCCGCGGCCAAAGCCATGGCTTCGAAAGAGGCCCTCAAAGTCTTTCAGGGGCGAAAAGTGACAGTAAAGATCTGCAGACGACGGTACAAAGGGAAAGACGTGGAGGATTTGATGCTGTTGGACGAACAGCCTCGGAGTCAGGGCTTTCCTCCCGCGCTCAGCTACCCTTTTCAGGACGAGCAGCCGGAAGATGGTTCTTCATAG